The Coleofasciculaceae cyanobacterium genome includes a window with the following:
- a CDS encoding AAA-like domain-containing protein encodes MNYNQWDNFLERQALKFNLTTTQTSVFLTRFSHKNWLKRVEDIWELAEVASFESFVRHLTNIYKVYKTKSNGCVALIDRQGAGSFQILRDWLLEKFQESEHCLISNFSDLQLSTVETECYQAILQPGALIRIKAPSKMGKSRLLNNILTYANKQYFTVHINLLQIETSKFNNLEQFLRWFCIYITDALKLDLNLDDYWNKDRGSMLSCTRYLEMILQHSEQPLVLGLDEVDRLLNYPDISQDFFYLLRSWHEEANNDELWEQLRLVVVYSTEDFGSLDINQSPFNVGLPIELQSFNQQQIEELAISYQLNLSSDELKLIIKMLGGHPYLVDSLLSCLAKNSQSSLSELLQQAATDTGIYKSYLRQHLINLKSNSQLAKVFFKILNSPEPIEVDTLLAYQLYRMGLIQWSTTENIVMPSCELYKLYFSPRLNNI; translated from the coding sequence ATGAATTATAATCAATGGGATAATTTTTTGGAGCGTCAGGCACTAAAATTCAATCTGACTACTACACAAACAAGCGTATTTTTAACACGCTTTAGTCACAAAAACTGGTTGAAAAGAGTTGAAGATATTTGGGAGTTAGCGGAAGTAGCCAGTTTTGAGTCTTTTGTCAGACATCTAACTAATATTTATAAGGTTTATAAAACTAAAAGCAATGGGTGCGTGGCGTTAATAGATCGCCAAGGTGCAGGAAGTTTTCAGATATTAAGAGATTGGCTATTAGAAAAGTTTCAGGAATCAGAACATTGTTTAATTTCAAATTTTAGTGATTTACAACTTTCAACAGTTGAAACAGAATGTTATCAAGCTATTTTGCAACCAGGAGCATTAATTAGAATCAAAGCACCAAGTAAGATGGGGAAAAGTCGATTATTGAATAATATATTGACCTACGCTAATAAACAATATTTTACGGTTCATATAAACTTATTACAAATAGAAACAAGTAAATTTAATAATTTAGAGCAATTTTTACGTTGGTTTTGTATTTATATTACTGATGCTTTAAAACTCGATCTTAACCTTGATGATTACTGGAATAAAGATCGAGGCAGTATGCTTAGTTGTACCAGATACTTGGAAATGATATTACAACATTCTGAGCAACCTTTAGTCTTAGGTTTAGATGAAGTCGATCGCCTGTTAAATTATCCCGATATTAGTCAGGATTTCTTTTATTTATTAAGAAGTTGGCACGAAGAAGCTAACAATGATGAGCTTTGGGAACAGTTAAGATTAGTTGTAGTTTATTCGACGGAAGATTTTGGCAGTTTAGATATTAATCAGTCTCCTTTTAATGTTGGTTTGCCAATTGAATTACAATCCTTTAATCAGCAGCAGATAGAAGAATTAGCTATAAGTTATCAGTTAAATTTGTCTTCTGATGAATTAAAACTAATAATTAAAATGCTAGGAGGACATCCTTACTTAGTTGATTCACTCTTATCTTGTTTGGCAAAAAATTCTCAGTCCAGCTTGAGTGAATTACTACAGCAAGCTGCAACAGATACAGGTATTTATAAAAGTTATCTCAGACAACATTTAATCAATTTAAAGTCTAACAGTCAGTTGGCAAAAGTATTTTTTAAAATTTTAAATAGCCCTGAACCAATTGAGGTAGATACTCTTTTAGCTTATCAACTTTATCGCATGGGCTTAATTCAATGGTCTACAACAGAGAATATTGTTATGCCTAGTTGTGAATTATATAAACTATATTTTTCACCGAGACTAAATAACATTTAA
- a CDS encoding carotenoid oxygenase family protein produces the protein MPTTQANPYLDGNFAPVRQEITAQTLQVIGELPPDLSGMFLRNGPNPQYSPLGQYHWFDGDGMLHGVRIHNGRAEYRNRYVRTKGWQIEHEAGEAIWSGLLEPPQMDNPYGFTKNRANTALVWHAGTMLATWEGGAPHAVDVPTLDTIGKYTYDGKLTSAFTAHPKIDPMTGEMMFFGYSFAPPYLQYGVVSSKGELLRTVPIELPMAVMMHDFAITENYTIFLDLPLTFNQSRMQRGEPPLMFESNRPSRFGIVTRHGDNSNIRWFESPACYVFHTLNAYEEGDEVVLIACRMNSTNVLMSKDSGSALEDSTPRLHQWRFNLNTGTTSETMLDDVASDFPRVNENFLGRQTRYGYAGRMAQGSMPLFDGIVKYELKSNKSQTHEFGSGRYGGEAVFAPRRGGKDEDDGWLITFVCDCHSQTSELVIVNAKDVTSEPVARVLIPQRVPYGFHGTWISEAQLNF, from the coding sequence ATGCCAACAACACAAGCCAACCCATATCTTGATGGTAATTTTGCACCAGTGCGTCAAGAAATTACCGCCCAGACGCTACAAGTAATTGGTGAATTACCCCCAGATTTGTCAGGGATGTTCCTACGTAATGGTCCTAACCCCCAATACTCACCTCTCGGTCAGTATCACTGGTTTGATGGCGATGGAATGTTACACGGCGTTCGGATTCACAATGGTCGAGCAGAATATCGAAACCGTTATGTACGTACAAAAGGATGGCAGATTGAACATGAAGCAGGTGAAGCAATCTGGAGTGGTTTATTAGAACCCCCACAAATGGATAATCCTTATGGTTTTACTAAAAATAGGGCTAACACGGCTTTGGTTTGGCACGCTGGAACCATGTTGGCAACTTGGGAAGGAGGTGCGCCTCATGCTGTAGATGTTCCTACATTAGATACCATTGGCAAGTATACCTACGATGGCAAATTAACATCTGCTTTTACCGCCCATCCTAAAATAGACCCGATGACGGGAGAAATGATGTTTTTTGGTTACTCTTTTGCTCCACCTTACCTACAATATGGAGTAGTTTCATCGAAAGGGGAACTATTGCGGACGGTACCTATCGAGCTACCGATGGCGGTAATGATGCACGATTTTGCGATTACTGAAAACTATACGATTTTTCTGGATTTACCCCTAACTTTTAACCAGTCGAGGATGCAACGGGGAGAACCACCATTAATGTTTGAAAGTAACAGACCTAGTCGCTTTGGGATCGTGACCCGTCACGGTGACAACAGTAACATTCGTTGGTTTGAAAGTCCTGCTTGCTATGTCTTTCACACTTTAAATGCTTACGAAGAAGGGGATGAAGTAGTGCTGATAGCTTGTCGCATGAATTCTACTAACGTGTTGATGTCTAAAGATTCGGGATCTGCTCTAGAAGACAGTACGCCCAGATTACACCAATGGCGTTTTAACCTTAATACTGGAACTACCAGTGAAACTATGCTCGATGATGTAGCTTCGGATTTTCCCCGTGTAAATGAAAACTTTTTGGGAAGACAAACCCGATACGGCTATGCTGGCAGAATGGCACAAGGTTCTATGCCTTTATTTGATGGAATCGTCAAGTATGAATTAAAATCTAACAAGTCCCAAACCCATGAATTCGGCTCTGGACGTTACGGTGGCGAAGCGGTGTTTGCACCACGTCGGGGGGGGAAAGATGAGGATGATGGTTGGTTGATTACTTTTGTCTGCGATTGCCACTCACAAACTTCAGAATTAGTAATTGTAAATGCTAAAGATGTCACATCCGAACCAGTAGCGCGGGTGTTAATTCCTCAGCGCGTACCCTACGGTTTTCATGGTACTTGGATTAGCGAAGCACAGCTTAATTTTTAA
- a CDS encoding type II toxin-antitoxin system PemK/MazF family toxin yields MKISRGEVIRINLNPTEGREQAGNARPCLVLSHTKYNAKRGGIVVVSPITSTLKPQVKMMIAIPEGLKARGSVIAEQVRTLDLNTRWWKTTGEVLPTEFVDRVVETFKVIIS; encoded by the coding sequence ATGAAGATTTCTAGGGGGGAAGTAATCAGGATAAATTTAAATCCCACAGAAGGTAGAGAACAGGCTGGTAATGCCCGCCCCTGTTTGGTGTTGAGCCACACTAAATATAATGCAAAAAGAGGTGGAATAGTAGTTGTATCCCCCATAACCAGTACGCTCAAGCCTCAGGTTAAGATGATGATTGCGATTCCTGAAGGCTTGAAGGCTAGAGGTTCGGTAATTGCCGAACAGGTAAGAACTCTAGACTTAAATACTCGCTGGTGGAAAACTACAGGTGAAGTGTTGCCTACAGAATTTGTTGATCGCGTAGTCGAAACCTTTAAAGTAATTATCAGTTAA
- a CDS encoding TPM domain-containing protein: MKTLTILKHIISFSFIGSSILFIPFASRALTVQEVTNPRKDHNGWVSDMADILSSETESKLNRLISNLEQTNGTEIAVVTVPETAPESPKTFATQLFNYWGIGKVEADNGVLFLVSLSDRRVEIETGYGIESILPDT, encoded by the coding sequence ATGAAAACTTTAACGATACTAAAGCACATAATTAGCTTCAGTTTTATTGGCTCAAGTATTTTATTTATTCCCTTTGCCAGTCGAGCCTTAACTGTTCAAGAAGTAACTAATCCCCGCAAAGATCATAATGGTTGGGTATCAGATATGGCAGACATCCTCAGTAGTGAAACTGAATCTAAGTTAAATCGTCTGATTAGCAATTTAGAACAAACTAATGGTACAGAAATTGCTGTTGTGACTGTACCAGAAACTGCTCCTGAATCACCCAAAACTTTTGCAACGCAACTATTTAACTATTGGGGAATTGGTAAAGTCGAAGCAGATAATGGTGTTTTATTTTTAGTTTCTTTGAGCGATCGCCGTGTAGAAATAGAAACAGGTTATGGCATTGAAAGCATTTTACCTGATACTTAG
- a CDS encoding extracellular solute-binding protein, producing the protein MIGSDLAQFCQQAAARFNQTKPKIDNGQNFYLTCEAKGSGDVVQDVLNLAQQLQTGNIQADAPDFPSLISVDGEIYQNQLVYQIDKLFPGQNYFPSITDSPLIAYSPMVFMTTEQLAPGLKQSNNLYTTLATINNHRQLDPNAPAIPLTYVHTAPTRSNSGLQTLVAQFAFANKQPEDLTLADVKQSQEQVKQIQNKITRYGKSTANLASSMTENRVFWASVGSVYESLVISANSQSTNNQTKYQAVYPQATFSSIAKAKRVRTQHL; encoded by the coding sequence TTGATTGGTAGCGATTTGGCTCAGTTTTGTCAGCAAGCAGCAGCCAGGTTCAATCAAACTAAACCAAAGATTGATAACGGACAAAATTTTTATCTTACTTGCGAAGCCAAGGGAAGCGGAGATGTAGTTCAAGACGTACTAAATTTAGCCCAGCAACTACAGACAGGCAATATTCAAGCAGATGCGCCTGATTTCCCTTCCTTAATTTCAGTAGACGGAGAAATTTATCAAAATCAACTTGTATATCAAATAGACAAGCTTTTTCCAGGACAAAATTATTTTCCCAGTATTACCGACTCTCCTTTAATTGCCTATAGTCCCATGGTGTTTATGACTACAGAGCAATTAGCCCCAGGATTGAAACAAAGCAATAATTTATATACTACTCTAGCTACGATTAATAACCATCGACAATTAGACCCAAATGCTCCAGCCATCCCCCTGACTTACGTTCATACTGCTCCGACTCGCTCTAATTCAGGCTTGCAAACCTTAGTTGCTCAATTTGCTTTTGCCAATAAGCAACCAGAAGATTTAACCCTGGCAGATGTAAAACAGTCTCAAGAACAAGTAAAACAAATTCAAAATAAGATTACGCGTTACGGTAAGTCTACAGCCAATCTGGCAAGTTCTATGACCGAAAATCGGGTTTTTTGGGCTTCGGTTGGTTCAGTCTATGAATCTTTGGTGATCTCTGCTAATAGCCAATCAACCAATAATCAAACCAAGTATCAGGCGGTTTATCCTCAAGCTACATTTAGTTCTATAGCTAAAGCCAAGAGAGTTAGGACGCAGCATCTTTAA
- a CDS encoding AbrB/MazE/SpoVT family DNA-binding domain-containing protein: MEIELRKWGNSIGLRIPSKIAQSLGVDENSVVELSQTGDKLIISKKSTLPTLDEMLASIPDEFEYPEDVADFVGSEPEGNELL; encoded by the coding sequence ATGGAAATAGAGTTAAGAAAGTGGGGAAACAGTATCGGACTCCGTATACCGAGCAAGATAGCTCAGAGTTTGGGCGTTGACGAGAACTCGGTAGTCGAACTATCGCAAACAGGTGACAAGTTGATTATCAGTAAGAAATCAACCTTACCTACCTTAGATGAAATGTTAGCCAGTATTCCCGATGAGTTTGAGTACCCCGAAGATGTAGCTGATTTTGTCGGTAGCGAACCTGAAGGCAATGAACTGTTATGA
- a CDS encoding SDR family oxidoreductase, producing the protein MKRVLVTGATGKTGSLVLQKLRDEPDKFEAIGLARSPHKVEKLFDSTEGFVIGDIKDKFSLNSAIEGCEALVILTSAVPKMIAPPPQGQRPEFEFEPGGLPEEVDWLGQKNQIEAAKQAGVKHIVLVGSMGGTNPNHPLNRIGNGNILVWKRKAEQYLIDSGIDYTIIRAGGLLDKQGGVRQLLVGKDDALLNNPPDGIPTSIPRADVASVAVRALTEPNARNKAFDIISKPEKADGAVATSDFASLFEQTTAGI; encoded by the coding sequence ATGAAACGAGTATTGGTTACAGGGGCGACGGGAAAGACGGGTTCGCTCGTCTTACAAAAACTACGTGACGAACCAGATAAATTTGAGGCAATTGGTTTAGCGCGATCGCCTCATAAAGTTGAAAAATTATTTGACTCGACAGAAGGTTTTGTTATAGGTGATATCAAAGACAAATTTAGCTTAAATTCGGCAATCGAAGGCTGTGAAGCTCTAGTGATTCTTACTAGTGCCGTTCCCAAAATGATTGCACCACCTCCCCAAGGACAAAGACCAGAGTTTGAATTTGAACCAGGAGGACTTCCCGAAGAGGTAGACTGGCTCGGACAAAAAAATCAGATTGAAGCAGCCAAACAAGCGGGGGTAAAACACATCGTTCTTGTTGGTTCGATGGGCGGCACTAATCCCAATCATCCCCTCAACCGCATTGGCAACGGTAATATTTTAGTTTGGAAGCGCAAAGCCGAACAGTATTTAATTGATTCGGGTATCGACTACACTATTATTCGCGCTGGTGGTTTGTTAGATAAACAGGGCGGAGTCAGACAACTTTTAGTAGGCAAAGATGACGCACTGTTGAATAATCCACCCGACGGGATTCCTACTTCAATTCCCAGGGCCGATGTAGCCTCCGTAGCAGTTAGAGCTTTAACCGAACCCAATGCTCGCAACAAAGCTTTCGATATCATCTCCAAACCTGAAAAAGCGGACGGTGCTGTAGCAACAAGCGATTTTGCTAGCTTGTTTGAACAAACTACGGCGGGAATTTAA
- a CDS encoding AAA-like domain-containing protein produces the protein MLDFYKVGGSLRYGHPTYITRVADCDIYDALKQKEFCYVLNSRQMGKSSLKVRTMKTLAKEGFKCVAIDLGILGRFTTAEQWYGGLLAELWRRLRLTSGIDDDLEWWRSHLELPPVQRFSRFIEDVLLVNCTADIIIFLDEVDNIINLDFRDEFLILIRNCYEKRVESKQYQRLTFCLLGVATPSNLRIDKQLSPFNIGKAIQLTGFNFIEAQPLISGLNSKFLQPEVILQEILHWTKGQPFLTQKLCYLIVKYSKPKQVNIPKIIQHYLVDNWEIQDEPEHLKTIRDRLLYNQQNKARLLTLYHSILNQQEIIIDGSDEQVELRLSGLVTRQQSQLKVSNLIYERVFNQQWVAKQLAAISPYQNAIAAWLQSQRQDTSRLLRGEALVEGQVWARKHSITITEKDFLQKSEFLAIKEQKQAELARKAEFMTKQLAQEKQLVRWQRLFILFSLAMITGFYLKSRQANLSNISALVQSSTALSASNQKLDGLIAAIKAKQKLNKSLGVNQNLTQQVDTALQQVVYEIKEKNRLLGHSDRVYDIAVSTDGKLMATAATDNTVRLWKKNTTGWQLHKVLKGHDGWVVDVAISPNAKTIASASRDRTVKLWNQNGTLIDTLQHPQALSSVAIGDNQIVTGSENGKINIWYKGKLIQTLSGHTAAVEAVIFTLGDKIISASEDKTLKIWQAGKLIKTLTGHTEGVRAVAVTADGRKIISASRDKTLKIWDSDGTQIATLRGHLAPVYGVAVNPINNKIVSASADKTLKIWDSNGTEMTTLRGHTSRVWDVAYTPDGNIASASWDKTVRLWQPENNPIKTLSGHQDVAIALDYNGRIIASASDDKTVKLWNPEGTLLKTFRQHTAEVYDVVIHAQTIASVGADKTLRIWQADNDTVKTIKAHNSAIWAVDISPDGQKIVTAGDDNLIKIWDIKGNLLHTLKGHRQKVWDVAISPDNKYLVSASEDKTVKVWDLEGELLQTLQGHQDAVRTAITNGKQIISGSEDRSIKIWDLSGTIVTTLEKHQTAVKGISLSPNQQDLASVDDDGKIILWQPNNQTWEYIKTIQGHDNSIWSVAFSPDSQTLATAGEDAKIILWNLNNILQLSPLQYGCNWIEDYLANSSEVELQDRNLCH, from the coding sequence ATGTTAGACTTTTACAAAGTTGGGGGAAGTTTACGTTATGGACATCCAACTTATATTACAAGAGTTGCCGATTGCGATATTTATGATGCTTTAAAACAAAAAGAATTCTGTTACGTACTTAACTCTCGGCAAATGGGCAAGTCTAGTCTCAAGGTAAGGACAATGAAGACTTTAGCCAAAGAAGGATTTAAATGTGTAGCGATCGACTTGGGTATTTTAGGTCGATTTACGACAGCAGAACAATGGTATGGTGGTTTGCTGGCGGAATTATGGCGCAGGTTGCGCTTAACTTCTGGGATAGATGACGATTTAGAATGGTGGCGATCGCATTTGGAATTACCCCCAGTGCAAAGATTTAGCCGATTTATTGAAGATGTTTTATTGGTTAACTGTACCGCAGATATTATTATTTTTCTCGATGAGGTTGATAATATTATTAATCTGGATTTTCGGGATGAATTTTTAATCTTAATTCGTAATTGTTATGAAAAGAGGGTTGAATCAAAGCAATATCAACGTTTGACTTTTTGTCTATTAGGTGTAGCCACTCCTTCTAATCTGAGAATTGATAAACAATTAAGTCCTTTTAATATTGGCAAAGCCATTCAGCTTACAGGTTTTAATTTTATAGAAGCCCAACCATTAATATCAGGTTTAAATAGTAAATTTTTACAGCCAGAAGTAATCTTGCAAGAGATTTTACACTGGACAAAAGGACAGCCTTTTTTAACCCAAAAACTTTGTTATTTAATAGTTAAATATAGTAAACCAAAACAAGTTAATATCCCAAAAATAATTCAACATTACTTAGTAGATAATTGGGAAATTCAAGACGAACCGGAACATCTTAAAACTATACGAGATCGCCTGTTATATAATCAACAAAATAAAGCCAGACTTTTGACTCTTTATCATAGTATACTCAACCAGCAAGAAATAATTATTGATGGTAGCGATGAACAAGTTGAATTACGTCTTAGTGGTTTGGTTACCAGACAACAAAGTCAATTAAAAGTTAGTAATTTAATCTATGAACGAGTTTTTAATCAACAGTGGGTTGCCAAACAATTAGCTGCTATCAGTCCCTATCAAAATGCGATCGCAGCTTGGTTACAATCCCAACGTCAAGATACCTCTCGTTTGTTACGAGGAGAAGCCTTAGTTGAAGGACAAGTTTGGGCAAGAAAACATAGTATTACCATCACTGAAAAAGATTTTTTGCAAAAAAGTGAATTTCTGGCAATTAAAGAGCAAAAACAAGCTGAATTAGCCCGAAAAGCCGAATTTATGACCAAACAATTAGCTCAAGAAAAACAGTTAGTCCGATGGCAGAGACTGTTTATTCTCTTCTCTCTGGCAATGATTACAGGGTTTTATCTTAAGTCTCGTCAGGCTAACCTCAGTAATATTAGTGCTTTAGTTCAATCTAGTACCGCCTTATCTGCCTCTAATCAAAAACTAGATGGATTGATTGCAGCTATCAAAGCCAAACAAAAACTAAATAAATCTCTAGGGGTTAATCAAAACCTAACTCAACAAGTAGATACCGCTTTGCAACAAGTAGTGTACGAAATTAAAGAAAAAAACCGTCTTTTAGGACATAGCGATCGCGTTTATGATATCGCAGTTTCTACCGATGGTAAACTGATGGCTACTGCTGCCACAGACAACACCGTTCGATTATGGAAAAAAAATACTACAGGCTGGCAACTTCACAAGGTATTAAAAGGTCATGATGGTTGGGTGGTAGATGTAGCAATTAGTCCTAACGCCAAGACTATCGCTTCTGCTAGTCGCGATCGCACTGTAAAACTATGGAATCAAAACGGTACGTTAATCGATACACTCCAACATCCACAAGCACTAAGCAGTGTAGCCATCGGAGATAATCAGATCGTTACAGGTAGCGAAAACGGCAAGATAAATATTTGGTACAAAGGCAAACTAATCCAAACTCTGTCAGGACATACCGCAGCAGTCGAGGCAGTTATCTTTACCCTAGGGGACAAAATCATTTCTGCCAGTGAAGATAAGACTCTTAAAATCTGGCAAGCAGGGAAATTAATTAAAACCCTCACAGGACATACAGAAGGAGTACGTGCAGTAGCTGTAACTGCCGATGGGCGTAAAATTATCTCAGCAAGTCGAGATAAAACCTTGAAAATTTGGGACAGTGACGGGACACAAATCGCTACTCTCAGAGGACATCTTGCACCTGTGTATGGTGTGGCAGTAAATCCAATTAACAATAAAATCGTCTCAGCTAGTGCCGATAAAACCCTAAAAATTTGGGATAGTAACGGGACAGAAATGACTACTCTACGGGGACATACCAGCCGGGTCTGGGATGTGGCATATACCCCCGATGGTAATATTGCTTCTGCTAGCTGGGATAAAACCGTCAGACTCTGGCAGCCTGAGAATAACCCGATCAAAACCCTGTCTGGTCATCAAGATGTTGCGATCGCTTTAGACTATAATGGTCGGATAATTGCTTCTGCTAGCGATGATAAAACTGTCAAATTATGGAACCCCGAAGGGACTCTTCTTAAAACTTTTCGCCAACATACTGCCGAAGTTTATGATGTGGTAATTCATGCTCAAACCATTGCCTCGGTTGGCGCAGATAAAACCCTCAGAATTTGGCAAGCTGATAACGATACGGTCAAGACGATTAAAGCTCATAATTCTGCTATTTGGGCAGTGGATATTAGTCCTGATGGTCAGAAAATTGTGACGGCTGGGGATGATAACTTAATTAAAATCTGGGATATCAAAGGTAATTTACTCCATACCTTAAAAGGTCATAGACAAAAAGTTTGGGATGTTGCAATTAGTCCCGATAATAAATACTTAGTTTCTGCTAGTGAAGATAAGACAGTTAAAGTTTGGGATTTAGAGGGTGAGCTTTTACAAACTCTCCAAGGACACCAAGATGCAGTCAGGACAGCGATCACAAATGGCAAACAAATTATTTCTGGTAGCGAAGATCGCTCTATTAAAATTTGGGATCTATCAGGAACAATAGTAACAACTCTTGAAAAACATCAGACTGCCGTTAAAGGAATTTCTCTTAGTCCTAATCAGCAAGATCTAGCCAGTGTTGATGACGATGGCAAAATTATACTTTGGCAACCAAATAACCAAACGTGGGAATATATAAAAACCATACAGGGACACGATAACTCTATCTGGTCAGTAGCTTTTAGCCCCGATAGCCAAACTTTAGCTACGGCGGGGGAAGATGCCAAAATTATTCTCTGGAATTTAAATAATATTCTCCAATTAAGCCCTCTACAATATGGCTGTAACTGGATCGAAGATTATTTAGCAAATAGTTCAGAAGTAGAATTGCAAGACCGAAACCTTTGTCATTAA